The DNA sequence TCGCATTGGCGAAGCGGCAGACCTCCTCATACAGCTGGCGATAGGTATAGCTGCGGCCAGGCTCAGCGGGATCGTCCGGCTCGAACAGGATGGCGATCTGGTCGCCGCGCTCGGCAAGGTGCCGATCGAGGCAATTGGCCGAGAGGTTGAGCGTGCCATCCTCGAACCATTTGATGCGGAAGTCTTCCTTGTGGAAGCTGGTGTCCTTCACCCGCGTGAAGGGCCGGATCCAGTCGATCCGCGCTGCCTCCTCGCGCCAGAAGCCGTCGGGGTCCTCCACGGAGCGGCGATATTTCTCGCGATAGGTTTGCTCATCGATCAGGGCGCCTTCCGCCCATGCCTGCGGCACCGGATAGACTGCGCCTTCGCTCATCGCCTGCTCCAAAACTTCTGGCGGCCCCCGGCCGCCTTGCAGCCCTGCTAGGACGAGGCGCAGCGCGCCACAAGTGGGCTGATCAACTCCACAGCGCGCGCAGGGCGGGCAGCAGGTGCGGGCGATGTTCAGCCGGCACGCGCTCGAGCAATTCGGCCTCGTAGCGGTCGATGACTTGCCGTGCTTCGGCAAGTCGCCGCTGGCCATCCCCCGTCAGCTCCAGCCCCTGCGACTTGCCGTCGATGGGTGTGCGGGCAACCAGCCCCGCATCCTCGATCCGCTTCAGCAGCGGCACCATATTGGCGCGCTGAATGGCCAGCTGTCGCCCCACTGCGCTGGCGGTGATTCCGGGGTTTTCGCCGATCAGGATCAGGCACGATGCGTCGGACTGGCGCAGGCCCAGCTTGGCTAGCCGGTCCGCCAGTTCGGCCGCGGTCGCGATGGCCGCGCGCCGCAGCGCATAACCAGGAAGCTGGGGAAGAGGATCGCGCATGGACGGAGCCTAGTGATTGTTGTTGCTCATAACAATCCCGGAAGATAGACGCGGGGCCGCCGACCGGGCCCCGCCCGGCGATTCGAACCCAGGAGAGAACCTATGGCTATGCCATCGCAGCCGGATCCCCGTCCGCAGGAAGAAACCGTCAAATACGAAATCATTGATGGCGTTGCGTGGGTTTCCTTTAACCGCCCGGACAAGAAGAACTGCCAGAGCCCGAAGCTCAACCGGCAGATGCTCGTGGTGCTGGACGAACTGGAATTCCGCGACGACGTGCAGGTGCTGGTGCTGACGGGCGAGGGCGACAGCTGGTCGGCCGGCATGGATCTGCTCGAGTATTTCCGCGCTGCGGAGGCCGAAGGCATCCACAAGACGCGCCAGCATCAGCGTGAAGCCTATAGCTGGTGGGAACGCCTGCGCTGGTACGAAAAGGCCACCGTCGGCATGATCAATGGCTGGTGCTTCGGTGGGGCCTATGGCCCGCTGTTCGCCTGCGACATCGCGATTGCATCGGACAAGGCGCAGTTCGGCCTGTCCGAAATTAACTGGGCGATCCTGCCCGGCGGCGGCGCGTCGAAGGTTGCGGCCGATCTCATGCCCTATCGCAAGGCGATGTATCACGCGATGATGGGCGAGAACCTGACCGGCCAGCAGGCCGCGGACCAGGGCCTCGTCACCGAATGCGTGCCGCACGATCAGCTGAAGGCCCGCGTGCAGGAAATCGCCGACAAGCTGAAGAAGAAGGACACGCAGGCCCTGCGCGCCACCAAGTGGGCGATGCGCCGGGTCATGGAGATGACCTACGACAATGCCGAGGATTATCTGATCCGCGCGCAGGAAGCGCTGAACGATTTCGGCGGCTGGGAAACCCGCAAGGAAGCGACCAAGCAGTTCCTTGACGAGAAGACCTTCAAGCCCGGCCTTGGCGCTTTCGACAAGACGAAGATCAAGGGCGAATAACGGCCGCGCGGGCAGGCTTGTGTGGCCTGCCCGCGCCCCCTAGTGACTGCGAACATTCGGGCGCCCGGCACGCCGCCGGAGCGTGACCGCGGGAGGATAGCGAGAATGAGCGAGCGGCGTTTCACCAACGAGCAGATCGACCGGCTGCTGCGCCCCCGATCGGTGGCGGTGATCGGCGCCTCCGATCGCAAGGGCGCGCTGGGCGCCACGCTGCTCAACAATCTCGTGCAGTATGAATTCGATGGCGACATCTATCCGGTAAACCCGAAGCGTGACGAACTGCTGGGCCTCAAGGTCTATCATTCGGTGGACGAGCTGCCCGAAGGCGTGGATTGCGCCGTGCTCGCCATTCCCCGCCCCTTCGTGCTCGACACCGTGCGCAGCCTTGCGGCGCGCAAATGCGGCGCGGTGGTGATCTATTCCGCCGGCTTCTCCGAAGCGGGTGAGGAAGGGATGAAGGAACAGCTCGAACTCGGCCGGATCAGCCGCGAGACGGGCATGGTGATCGAAGGCCCCAATTGCCTGGGCTGCACCAACTACATCCAGCGCGTGCCGCTGACCTTTGTCGAAACCAACATGCAGACCCCGCCCAAGGGCACGCGGGCGGTGGGCATCGCCAGCCAGTCCGGGGCTCTGGCGGCCGTGCTGGCCACGGCGCTGCATCCCCGTGGCTGCTATGTCTCCACCTCCGTTTCCACCGGCAACGAGGCGGCGAGCGGTGTGGAGGACTATGTCGAATGGCTGGTGGATGACGAGGATACCCACGTCATCGCCATGTATGTGGAAAGCCTGCGCCGGCCGAAGGCCTTCATCGCCGCCGCGCGCCGCGCGCGCGCGGCCGGCAAGCCGATCATCATGCTGCACCCCGGCAAGTCCAACAAGGCGCAGGAATCGGCCGCCACCCACACGGGGGCGATGGCCGGCGACTATGCGCTGATGAAGGCGAAGCTCGGCCGCGAAGGCATTATCTTTGCCGACACGCTGGAAGAGCTGGAAGACATCACCGAGATCGCACTGCGTTGCCCGGCACTGCCCGGGGCGAATATGGCGGTGCTGGGCGAAAGCGGCGCGCTGCGCGGCCTGGCCTTCGACATTGCCGAGGATATCGGGCTCGACCTGATCGACCTCAATGACGAGAACAGCCCGGAATTGCGCGCAGTGCTGCCGGATTTTGTGCCCGTCTCCAACCCCACGGACATTACCGCGATCGGCCTCAGTGAGCCGGAGATCTACACCAAGGTGCTCACCGCTCTGCTGGACGACAATCGCGTGGGCTCGGTGGTCGCCTCGATCATCCAGTCGGACCCGATCACCTCGGAAATCAAGTTCCCCGCGATCATCAAGGTGCTGGAAAGCGGCAGCTTCTCCAAGCCGCTGGTGTTCGCCGGCGTGGACGAGGGTGCCACGGTGCCGCA is a window from the Altererythrobacter sp. B11 genome containing:
- a CDS encoding MarR family winged helix-turn-helix transcriptional regulator; the encoded protein is MRDPLPQLPGYALRRAAIATAAELADRLAKLGLRQSDASCLILIGENPGITASAVGRQLAIQRANMVPLLKRIEDAGLVARTPIDGKSQGLELTGDGQRRLAEARQVIDRYEAELLERVPAEHRPHLLPALRALWS
- a CDS encoding p-hydroxycinnamoyl CoA hydratase/lyase, which encodes MAMPSQPDPRPQEETVKYEIIDGVAWVSFNRPDKKNCQSPKLNRQMLVVLDELEFRDDVQVLVLTGEGDSWSAGMDLLEYFRAAEAEGIHKTRQHQREAYSWWERLRWYEKATVGMINGWCFGGAYGPLFACDIAIASDKAQFGLSEINWAILPGGGASKVAADLMPYRKAMYHAMMGENLTGQQAADQGLVTECVPHDQLKARVQEIADKLKKKDTQALRATKWAMRRVMEMTYDNAEDYLIRAQEALNDFGGWETRKEATKQFLDEKTFKPGLGAFDKTKIKGE
- a CDS encoding acetate--CoA ligase family protein; protein product: MSERRFTNEQIDRLLRPRSVAVIGASDRKGALGATLLNNLVQYEFDGDIYPVNPKRDELLGLKVYHSVDELPEGVDCAVLAIPRPFVLDTVRSLAARKCGAVVIYSAGFSEAGEEGMKEQLELGRISRETGMVIEGPNCLGCTNYIQRVPLTFVETNMQTPPKGTRAVGIASQSGALAAVLATALHPRGCYVSTSVSTGNEAASGVEDYVEWLVDDEDTHVIAMYVESLRRPKAFIAAARRARAAGKPIIMLHPGKSNKAQESAATHTGAMAGDYALMKAKLGREGIIFADTLEELEDITEIALRCPALPGANMAVLGESGALRGLAFDIAEDIGLDLIDLNDENSPELRAVLPDFVPVSNPTDITAIGLSEPEIYTKVLTALLDDNRVGSVVASIIQSDPITSEIKFPAIIKVLESGSFSKPLVFAGVDEGATVPQDYIDGLRKVGIPWFPSTERAYRAIARLADLAKRDLTDRTAEPISLPGMATASGVVPEYKAKDLLRPAGIAFPESQFAANAEDAVAAAQAIGYPVVMKAQAAALGHKSDAGGVILNLKTADDVREAFARMYDNVAAYDATIMLDGVLVEKMGRMGVEMIVGAKSDPQWGPVVLAGFGGVTAEILKDVKLFTPDMDAATVHRGLLDLKQAALLRGWRGSPALDVAALAELIVQVGRVMTGNPSIREIDLNPVIIHPEGEGVVALDALMLVD